A portion of the Flavobacterium magnum genome contains these proteins:
- the pbpC gene encoding penicillin-binding protein 1C, which translates to MKEKIIRFMRARAAWVRRNRIRSGIALVLVVWYYFSLPQTLFSAPYATVIESAEGELLGAKIAADGQWRFPAQDSVPEKFRKCVVYFEDEKFYYHPGFNPVSMYKAFVQNRKAGKVVRGGSTLTQQVVRLSRKNKKRTYFEKAVELILSTRLEWRCSKTEILDMYAAHAPFGGNVVGLEMASWRYFGVPSEQLSWAESATLAVLPNAPSLIYPGKNQFRLREKRDRLLLKLRNEKVIDGQTYALAISEPLPQKPFALPQVAPHLLQRVAKSRPGARVRTTIDVHLQQRVNQIAKYYYNQYRQNDVNNLAILVIDTRDRSVISYVGNAPTDAAHQKDVDIIGAPRSTGSILKPLLYAGMLDDGKLLPNTLVADVPTQISGYKPENFNLTFDGAVPAHRALSRSLNIPAVLMLKDYGVNKFYEELQHFRLRDISKRPDHYGLSLILGGAESNLWDLCRTYAGMTSTLNYFNTHQGKYRTKEFAELNYDSGFSPDFGKESFQKTILGAGAIWLTYNAMEEVNRPEADEAWKFYDSSQKIAWKTGTSFGNRDAWAIGTNSRYVVGVWIGNASGEGRPTLTGVSSAAPVLFDIFNLLPRQHWFSPPLNDLEEARVCVLSGHLAQPDCPQITQWVPLKGRITTVCPYHKLVHLDKTRQFRVNTSCEQIENMVTENWFVLPPVMEWYYKSQHIDYRPLPPFKEGCAGAQTPTMDFIYPKNTAKIYLTKDFNSIVQPVILKVAHSERESEIFWYLDRNFIGTTKTFHEMPVTPADGMHEITVVDQNGNEIRRKITIVR; encoded by the coding sequence ATGAAGGAAAAAATCATCCGCTTTATGAGGGCCCGGGCTGCCTGGGTCCGGCGCAACCGGATCAGGTCGGGTATAGCGCTGGTGTTGGTTGTTTGGTATTATTTTTCGCTTCCGCAGACGCTGTTCAGCGCACCGTATGCTACTGTCATCGAAAGCGCCGAAGGAGAATTGCTTGGCGCTAAAATCGCTGCCGACGGGCAATGGCGTTTTCCGGCGCAGGATTCGGTTCCAGAGAAGTTCAGGAAATGCGTAGTGTATTTTGAAGACGAAAAGTTCTATTACCATCCCGGATTCAACCCCGTCTCAATGTACAAGGCATTTGTCCAGAACCGTAAGGCCGGTAAAGTGGTGCGCGGGGGCAGTACCCTGACGCAGCAGGTCGTCCGGCTTTCGCGGAAAAACAAAAAGCGCACGTATTTTGAAAAGGCGGTTGAATTGATTCTCTCGACAAGGCTTGAATGGCGTTGTTCCAAAACAGAAATCCTGGATATGTATGCCGCTCACGCGCCTTTCGGCGGTAATGTCGTCGGATTGGAAATGGCCTCCTGGCGGTACTTCGGTGTGCCTTCTGAGCAACTTTCCTGGGCTGAAAGCGCGACTTTGGCCGTGTTGCCCAACGCACCCAGCCTGATTTATCCGGGGAAGAACCAATTCCGGCTCAGGGAAAAGCGCGACCGGCTGCTGCTGAAGCTCCGCAATGAAAAGGTCATCGATGGGCAGACCTACGCCTTGGCGATTTCAGAGCCGCTTCCGCAGAAACCGTTCGCACTTCCGCAGGTCGCGCCCCATTTGTTGCAGCGCGTGGCGAAATCCCGGCCCGGTGCGCGCGTCAGGACCACAATTGATGTGCATCTGCAGCAGCGTGTGAACCAGATCGCCAAATACTATTACAACCAGTACCGGCAGAACGACGTCAACAACCTGGCGATATTGGTTATCGATACCAGAGACCGCAGCGTGATTTCCTATGTAGGGAATGCCCCGACCGATGCCGCGCACCAGAAGGATGTGGACATCATCGGCGCACCTCGAAGCACGGGAAGCATCCTAAAGCCTTTGCTTTACGCAGGCATGCTCGACGACGGCAAACTGCTGCCAAACACGCTCGTCGCCGATGTACCGACACAGATTTCGGGTTATAAGCCGGAGAACTTCAACCTCACTTTTGATGGCGCCGTGCCGGCACACCGCGCCTTATCGCGTTCGCTCAACATTCCGGCGGTGCTGATGCTCAAGGATTACGGGGTCAATAAATTTTACGAGGAATTACAGCACTTCAGGCTTCGCGATATTTCCAAAAGGCCGGATCATTATGGGTTGTCGCTGATCCTCGGCGGCGCCGAAAGCAACCTTTGGGATTTGTGCCGAACGTACGCCGGAATGACGTCCACGCTCAATTATTTCAACACGCATCAGGGAAAATACCGCACCAAGGAATTCGCAGAGCTCAACTACGATTCGGGATTTTCACCCGATTTCGGGAAAGAGAGCTTCCAGAAAACCATATTGGGCGCTGGGGCCATCTGGCTCACCTACAATGCGATGGAGGAAGTCAACCGCCCTGAAGCGGACGAAGCCTGGAAATTTTATGACAGTTCGCAGAAAATCGCCTGGAAGACCGGCACAAGTTTCGGGAACAGGGATGCATGGGCCATCGGTACCAATTCGCGTTATGTCGTCGGGGTATGGATTGGGAATGCGTCAGGCGAGGGGCGTCCGACGCTTACGGGCGTTTCCAGTGCGGCGCCGGTACTTTTTGATATCTTCAACCTGTTGCCGCGGCAGCATTGGTTTTCGCCTCCGCTCAATGATCTTGAGGAAGCCCGGGTATGCGTGCTGAGCGGCCATCTGGCACAACCGGACTGTCCCCAAATCACGCAATGGGTGCCATTGAAAGGCAGGATTACAACAGTCTGTCCGTATCATAAGTTGGTCCATTTGGATAAAACAAGGCAATTTCGGGTGAATACGAGTTGTGAGCAGATCGAAAATATGGTTACAGAAAACTGGTTCGTACTGCCGCCGGTGATGGAGTGGTATTATAAAAGCCAGCACATCGACTACAGGCCGCTGCCGCCATTTAAGGAAGGCTGTGCGGGTGCGCAAACCCCTACCATGGATTTTATCTATCCGAAAAACACGGCGAAGATTTACCTGACGAAGGATTTCAACAGTATTGTGCAGCCCGTCATACTTAAAGTAGCGCATTCTGAACGGGAATCAGAAATTTTCTGGTATCTTGACCGCAATTTTATCGGAACGACAAAAACCTTCCATGAAATGCCGGTGACCCCTGCGGACGGCATGCACGAAATTACCGTTGTCGATCAGAACGGAAATGAAATCCGAAGGAAGATAACTATTGTACGATAA